The Ziziphus jujuba cultivar Dongzao chromosome 1, ASM3175591v1 genome segment CAATGAAGGTAGGGATATCATCTCCAGGCATCAACACTGAAACTCCACTAGAATAAATGGTCATCTGCACAAAGTAATGACAAATTTATAAAGCATAACTTTGGAAAAGAAACAGTTTGAAAGTGGGCTTCATGGGCCAGAAATCACACAAATCCCAACAAATTAAAGATTACAACACATCTAATATGCACAAACTCATTTATGGATGCCAAATATAGGTCAGACCCAAGAGTTGAACTTTTTGTTTTGAGCATTTAAAGTTTTTTCACATACTCTTACCAATACATCAATGCCAAACGACAAAAGCTAAAATGACGAGTACATGTACCTACCACAAACTCAATTTAAAGACAAAAAGTAGTGAACACAACTATGTTtacttcaataaataaaatgagaCTTTCCAATAACTATAGCAAAACCATTGAATACAATACAATAGTACGACAACCGCAACCAGGGCCTCACCTCAGGAGGAATTGGCTAGAACTGCAGGTAAGCCAAACTGGTACAGTAGACAATTTGGTCAAGACCTTGCTGTAATACTTTTATTTCAAAAGACAATTTTCGCACCCAAGTAAAAGAATAGCCATTtgaaacttgcttgattatgtgttttaaatgcaaaataaaaaataaaaaataaaaaataaatagagctGCTACATAATGAGGGTACCTCATTCAAGCAACATAAGTACTAGTAGTCCAAGTATcaaataaatatgttaattttacaaaataatacacGCTTGTGCAAAAAGAATGCATTAACTGCTACTACtacaaaacctaataaaaatcaTTAATGATAGGAAAAATTATCTgaagcaataaaaaataaataaggattAGGATCAAAACCAACTTAACTGTTGCTTGGTGCAAGTCAAAGGTAAAAAATCTACTGATCTAAGGTAGTCATATAATGAAACAACTATACAAGAGCACAAATTCACTTAAAAACATATTATGTGGAGGCAGGAACACTAGCTAAATGGATTTCCAACACGCTAATGCTTCTTTTATTTGCTTCCATTACCACATATTTATTTCCATATGCTAAGCTGATAGATACAGGCACTGATTAGGTGGTTAATCaattatcatttaatttaatttaatataattaaaaatccaTGTCAGATAATGTTATTTTCAAAAGGATGCATGATTTAGGAAAATGTAATAGTGCGGTTTACTTGGCAATCAAATGGaatgaataaacaaacaaaacttTTTGGTAACCCAATCGCATGATAGTGTTTTGGTTGATTATTGCTTCCCTCCCTCTCTTCTCTCTGCCCTTTTTTAGTTTATTCTGATTATTGACGAGTAGATAATTTAGCAACACCATTCCAACAACTATAAAATACATAGGGGCTTTTTGCTTTCTAAATAATAAGTAGATTACAAGTAGTGGAGACTGACGGACATTAATGTTTTAGTAAGCATAAACAAAAATGTGGAAACAGGGCCAGTAGGTGTACCATTTATAACCTTATTTACAAAACAATGAGGTTCTTTGTGGACAAACTAAAAATCCACATGATGGGGAAGATTCATCATTCGAAAATGGCAAAACCATATCTGCAGACCTGAAATCTACTGCATATTTTGGCTTAACATGAAATGCACATCTAGGTTTTAGTGTACCAATTTATGAACCATTATCCCAGCCACAGAGAGCAGTAGGATCACAGTTCAAGCTCACCAAAGTAATGACTCAAAGTAGAAAAACACACAGCAGCTTTCTGCGTGATTCTTTTTCTATGTTGCGATAAGAACTCAGAAAGTTCCTGCAAATTATAGAAAATAAGTGGTGTGTCCCTGACAATTAACCCGTAAACACTTAATATATTGGCTCACAGGTCCTGGGACCATGATTCTCTTGGTCATTCCATAGGTTCTGGACCAAAAACGAAACATAACGTGACGATGACACACATTATCTTACCAGTTCTCAAAATCCTATATTTTTCACCGTCAGCAATGACCTTGCTATTTAGTAAAAAACCCCATCTTAAGCTACAATTAGAACGGATCAGTAAGTTTGAAATCGTACAAAGTGGaatcaagaaaatatattaaaacggTTACAAAAACATACTAACCGAAGGTTTAAATGAGATGATGCACAATTCAAGCAGTAACTAGGAAGGCAACAAAAGATTAGACATGTTCATATAGAATAGTTGACCACCTGTCCCCAACCCGGGGCTCTGGCCATGCGGGGTATCATAAAAGATTGCTAGTGATGGCCTGATTGCCACCACTCAGTGGTGGGTCTAATGACCAAGTACTGTAGAGTCCCAACACACATTTGTTGGGAACAAGTACCAACCACTCAACAGACAACTACTAGGATGGACCCTCCCCCAGCACTCATAATTACTAGACAGCCTAGTTCTAGGAGGGCAGAAACTTtacatatcattaaaaaatgctgatcagaagaacaaaaaataataaataaatagataaaggaaaaaaaaatctaataaacaaGAAATCATATGATTCGTGTAAATTTATCATTTGTACTGTTTAGTATGATGGATATTGTAAAATGGACCCAGAAAGATAGAAGTCCCAAACTTTGCCACAGTCGGTTTGACCGTAAAAACAGAAACACTAAAAGATGATTTAGTACTTCATAGCTCAGTTAATAAGAGGGAGAAGACCTGTACATAAGCATCTACAAGCATTAAACATGTGCTTGGAGAATGGAAGTACAAGAAGAGGGAAAGGtccaccaaaattaagaaatgaaGAGGAAACGGTCTCAACTAGATTGTCAAGTTGTAAATGTTTCATTCATTAGTCATTACATAGTAAATCACAGCTTGGCTACTTAAAAGAACTATTAGAAATAATGAAACAGGGAAAAAAGTCTTGAACATTTAAACAGGAAAAGACTAAAGAACAAGGAAATTTCCCAGAAAAACCAGCAAGaaagggaaaataataataataataataataaacatagaattttgaaaaatgcatCATAAGTCCCCAAGATTTAAAGTGACATTTTATAGAAAAACAGCTCATCCAAAAGCCATGAAACTTGCAATTAGTCTCATATGCAGAATTTAAGTGAACCGAAAAAAGAAACTTATTCGGATGGGAAACAAGAGGCCAAAAAACATACTGTCAGAAAAATAATCATCACTCTATACCGCATTCAAAATTACTACCCAATTTGTCCCCCAAAAAATagcaacagaaaaataaaactaaataaagtaACAAGTAGAATTTCCTCAAATTAACCCCATTTCTCAACTTGGACTAGCAATTCCCCCAGAATCAGATGGAGCTAAATAACATCTAACAAGCCAAACTAACATGCAATTCGAAACAAGACCCAGAAGTCTTTTAAAGGAAGAAGATATGAGTAGCTTACTTTTGGTGACGGGTGTCCAAGCTTCCCATTGAAACCCAACTGAGCCTCCAGATCCCCATGGCCCCGGCCACCGGAGGGAGACAACGGCGGCGAAGTGGGTCTCAAAAATCTCTCAAAGATTGCCATGACTAAGAACATAGAAATAAGAATGGCAGTAGCCACGAACCCAAAAGAAACAGCATTTACTGAGCTATCGAAATGCCTCCCATGGTCATCTCTCTGAAGGTCTAAAGGAGCTCCAATGGGTGGCCATCCAAATATATGCTCTTCCACCATTTTCAGCTCTGAATTCGACTCACCTTCACGCAATCTTTACGTAATTTCTCATTGTAGAGAGAAATTGGTTTAAGGGTTAGCTATTTTGCGAGGTATTGCAATGGTTAGCGGTTTGACACCATATCAAAGCGTGTTGGAATACTTAAAACTAGTTACTTAGGCcaccggagagagagagagtgagacagagaatgagagagagaagagCATGTGGGCTATCTTTACAGAGGTGACCTGAGACTGAGgtgaaaaaacagaaagaaagaaagctttggaatttggattgCTTCTTcccattaatttatatatatatatatatacacacacatatttgCACAGAGGTTATAATAGAAAGAAATGACAAACTCTTTTTGGTGGTAAAGAAAAATAGCTCCTGAAATTTTGACAGTAACGAAATTGACTTCTCtttttataattcatttattgaggataaaaaattttaaaaattaaattaaaaaaaacaacactTTAAAATGGGACTTTGCGTGGCCATTGGTGCGAGGCAGAACCAGTAATCACACccagaagaaaattaaatttattattccaACCACAATTTCTGAACTTCTGAACTTGCACAACTTCTGAACTTCTGAACTTGCATATATGTGATGGGAGTGATTTTCTTTCACTAAACTACACTACCATTTATGGGTGCTAAATTAAACTGTGTGTTACATTTCATGGAGGACTGAGAATATCGACCATGGTTTTCAATAGATGTCATCTGTGTATATcatcttatttaccaaaatatataatattattttttattcatttaattatgtattttggattattttagTTTATCAGCTGCTATAAATGCTATATTAATAGGTTCataaaatgtttgataaaatgGTTATACATGCAGCTagtattcttttttaattacttttaataataatactattagTGGGCTTGTGTGTCTACTTGAAACAACAACGGATATAGTAGAGGTGTACGTCAATCCCATTccaattgatttaatttatattcaatCCAATCTCATACAGGTTGGCTTTTGAATTTCTCAATTAAGAAAAAATCAATtccaatccaattcaattttaaaaaaaggtttatATTGATTTGGATTGGTTAGTTATTTTGATTTGGATTGTAGTCAATTTTTAACTAATAcaattcaattttcaatatcaattttatgtaaaaactttattagttataaacatttattctattgcaatatttataaatcattgaaaagaaaaaagaacattaATGCTAAAACATATACTAACAACCATGGAAGGACCAAAATAGATTGATTCATACACAACCAACAATTCAAGTTCCATAAAAAAGAATTCTACAATACTAGAATAATATAATCCAAGTTCCaatataaattacaatattcatgaacataaaataacaatgtcatcctatttgaaatttataacttAATCAATATCTAcatctaataaaaatttaatattatatatattaaattggatCAGTTTAGATTAGTTACTTTGtaatatcaaaattgataatCGATTCAATCCAATTGGATTTTAAGATTTTTCATTCCAATTGGACTAGATCGGCTGGTTTCTTTTGATTGATTATAATTTTGTACACTTCTATTGTATAGTATTGGTTGTTGATTTTAAGTTACATATTACAGTAAAAAAAATagctatatattaatttgtcaatttttcttgtatagaagcttatattaaattatccatgattggttttatttattaaaatatttaacacacttttaatattattttaattatctatTGAATAAGTACTTGCCAGGGTGCataaaattgtattaattatcaataattttataaatcattCATATCAACATTCAGATCATAAGGAAATTATTgcaaatgataaaaacaaattactaaTAATTTCTTATTGATATCTATTGAATGCAATAACTCaatatctaaaataattttaaatattatttattcaaatattagtTCACGAAACACTCTCTAATCTGTGGACCATTCACATACCACCACATTAAGTTATTACCCTACTGATTGGTACAAGATGttgtatgtttttcttttttttgttaataattaacTCCTTGGTGTTTTacccatttttattttgttttcctttattCGAAAGGAACCCATTTTTTTTGGaggtgttttatatatatattaaaaaaagtcattttctttttctttttcttttcttttgggttttATAGTTTGCATTGATATGACCCCAACGCTTGCAAACCGATTTTTTGGCTCAAAATTATTCAGGCTTTTTATCTAAATAAGCTATCAAGCAACTTTATGCAACTTTCTGTAGCCAATTTCACAATCATGTCAAACATTTATCatctcttctttaattttttatggacCTCTTTTATTTGTAAAGATTGAGGACAATAGGACATCCCGTGCAAAAATTATGAGCTCCTAGCCACAAACACTCCCAAATGACTAACTTTTTTTTCATTGCTctacccttttttttaattgctctACCCTTTTTTTTTGCCCCTCCTGTCTCTCTCTCCCTTCCCATCCCACCAAAGGCAGACCGCAAAATGATTAGAATTCAACCTTCTCCTACAATATAAAAACAGTGAGCCAATAGTCTAGGAAACTGGGCCATGCCAGCTCCGTCTATTTGGACTTAAAGGGGCCCAGCCCAATAACGTACCCTAAACTTGGACTAATCTGTTATTCCCAAGATATCCAGCACCTATTCAGTATTATCAAAATTGCCACTTCTTGTTTTGTGGGAATGAAGTATTGGTTTAGTGGGAAAAGGGTAGTTTTGAAATTATTGAGTAGAAAAAGGGGTAGATGGATAAGTGGACTATGGTCCAGAGTCCCATTTGGCAGTTCTACAACAGAAAGAGATTACAAGAAACAAAGTAGCAGCATCTTATTGgctctttttaatttcttttcatcTTTGGAAAGGGACAACACCAAAGCAGGTAACCACCATGATTACGGACGACaccaatttcaatttaatttccatatatatattttttttacaattttatgtcTATACTATCAAATTAggatcaatattttttaaaattttgtaaataatgCAACATCagcttaataaatttttatctattcACATCTAGttagataattttatttataattttgttga includes the following:
- the LOC107423532 gene encoding uncharacterized protein At5g65660; this translates as MVEEHIFGWPPIGAPLDLQRDDHGRHFDSSVNAVSFGFVATAILISMFLVMAIFERFLRPTSPPLSPSGGRGHGDLEAQLGFNGKLGHPSPKMTIYSSGVSVLMPGDDIPTFIALPAPVPCPREGILWPQHQQQQMSFPIPTSNSNTNTTSS